In a genomic window of Streptomyces koelreuteriae:
- a CDS encoding ABC transporter ATP-binding protein translates to MTTTDTTTRHGTSTAPPVRLRSLTKRYGTGERAVTALDDVTLDFAAGTMTAVMGPSGSGKSTLLHCAAGIDRPSAGEVLIGGTELGGLDENALTVLRRERVGFVFQAFNLVSALTAAQNVELPLRLAGSRPAADEVRAALAAVGLADRQGHRPSELSGGQQQRVAIARAMIARPAVLFADEPTGALDSGASRIVLRLLRDLVDGRGQTVVMVTHDPAAAAYADRVLLLADGRLADELPGAEGAEAIAARTAALEVRP, encoded by the coding sequence ATGACCACCACCGACACGACCACAAGACACGGCACTTCGACCGCGCCGCCCGTCCGGCTCCGGTCGCTGACCAAGCGCTACGGCACCGGTGAACGCGCCGTCACCGCGCTCGACGACGTGACCCTCGACTTCGCGGCCGGGACGATGACGGCCGTCATGGGCCCCTCCGGCTCCGGCAAGTCCACCCTGCTGCACTGCGCGGCGGGCATCGACCGGCCGAGCGCGGGAGAGGTGCTGATCGGCGGTACGGAACTGGGCGGGCTGGACGAGAACGCGCTGACGGTGCTGCGCCGGGAGCGGGTCGGTTTCGTCTTCCAGGCGTTCAACCTGGTGTCGGCCCTGACCGCCGCGCAGAACGTCGAACTGCCCCTGCGGCTGGCCGGTTCACGCCCGGCGGCGGACGAGGTGCGCGCGGCCCTCGCCGCCGTCGGGCTCGCGGACCGTCAGGGGCACCGGCCGAGCGAGTTGTCCGGGGGCCAGCAGCAGCGTGTCGCGATCGCGCGAGCGATGATCGCCCGGCCCGCGGTCCTCTTCGCGGACGAGCCGACCGGCGCGCTGGACAGCGGTGCCTCGCGGATCGTGCTGCGGCTGCTGCGGGACCTGGTGGACGGCCGTGGCCAGACGGTCGTGATGGTGACGCACGACCCGGCCGCGGCGGCGTACGCGGACCGGGTGCTGCTGCTGGCCGACGGCCGGCTCGCGGACGAACTGCCGGGCGCC
- a CDS encoding sensor histidine kinase has protein sequence MGFLRTAWPWRALGFLLSGGVFATGVYVGVGGLFGAPLGTVARVLCAGAVLLFAAALAGPLERRRLALVDAGERPEAPGGARAVGYGVVSVLAVGWMDLGVVLVSLGIPGFLLLAPFQPTATSWQAVAGPVAGALLLPVAAYPVAAWAGVRAAVSRAVLFPQDRELREVVRSRARLVDAFETERRRIERDLHDGAQQRLVALTVKLGLAGLDLPPGSAAARQVGEAHALAKEALTELRELIRGIHPQILTERGLPAAARDIAGRCPVPADLDLDLPGRLPATVEQTAYYVTAEALTNIARHSGADRCRVTARCEGGVLRLDIEDNGSGAADPARGTGLIGLADRIAAADGRMLLSSPPGGPTLLRAEIPCGHPSA, from the coding sequence TTGGGCTTCCTCCGCACCGCCTGGCCGTGGCGCGCGCTGGGGTTCCTGCTGTCCGGCGGGGTGTTCGCGACCGGCGTCTACGTCGGCGTCGGCGGACTGTTCGGCGCGCCCCTCGGTACGGTCGCCAGGGTGCTCTGCGCGGGGGCCGTGCTGCTCTTCGCCGCCGCCCTCGCGGGTCCCCTGGAGCGGCGCCGACTCGCTCTCGTCGACGCGGGCGAACGGCCGGAGGCCCCGGGCGGTGCACGGGCCGTCGGCTACGGCGTCGTGTCGGTCCTGGCGGTCGGCTGGATGGACCTCGGTGTCGTCCTGGTCTCGCTCGGCATCCCGGGCTTCCTGCTCCTCGCGCCCTTCCAGCCCACCGCCACGTCCTGGCAGGCCGTGGCCGGTCCCGTCGCGGGCGCGCTGCTGCTGCCCGTGGCGGCCTACCCCGTCGCCGCGTGGGCCGGTGTCCGCGCCGCCGTGTCCCGGGCCGTGCTCTTCCCGCAGGACCGTGAACTGCGCGAGGTCGTACGGTCCCGGGCCCGTCTCGTCGACGCCTTCGAGACCGAACGCCGCCGTATCGAGCGTGACCTGCACGACGGTGCCCAGCAGCGCCTCGTCGCCCTCACCGTGAAGCTGGGCCTCGCCGGCCTCGATCTGCCGCCCGGCAGCGCGGCGGCGCGACAGGTCGGCGAGGCCCACGCCCTCGCCAAGGAGGCGCTCACCGAGCTGCGTGAACTGATCCGGGGCATCCATCCGCAGATCCTCACGGAACGTGGACTGCCCGCCGCCGCACGGGACATCGCCGGACGCTGCCCGGTCCCCGCCGACCTCGACCTCGACCTTCCCGGCCGCCTCCCGGCCACCGTCGAGCAGACGGCGTACTACGTGACCGCCGAGGCCCTCACCAACATCGCCCGGCACAGCGGCGCCGACCGCTGCCGCGTCACCGCCCGCTGCGAGGGCGGTGTGCTCCGCCTCGACATCGAGGACAACGGCTCCGGTGCCGCCGACCCCGCCCGCGGTACGGGCCTCATCGGTCTCGCCGACCGCATCGCCGCCGCCGACGGCAGAATGCTCCTGTCCAGCCCGCCCGGCGGGCCCACACTCCTCAGGGCGGAGATCCCGTGCGGCCATCCCTCCGCATAG
- a CDS encoding response regulator, giving the protein MRPSLRIVIAEDAVLLREGLVHLLERFGHRVLAAVGDGPALLAAARQHRPDLVITDVRMPPGQTDEGLRSARLLQAEQPGLAVLVLSQYVEQTFADELLDDRRAGVGTGYLLKERIGDVEEFADAVTRVAAGATVVDPDVVRQLLARRRDPLDQLTPREREVLALMAEGRSNAAIARRLVVTDAAVAKHIASILQKLDLPPSAPDDHRRVLAVLAYLRA; this is encoded by the coding sequence GTGCGGCCATCCCTCCGCATAGTCATCGCGGAGGACGCCGTCCTCCTGCGCGAAGGCCTCGTCCATCTGCTGGAGCGCTTCGGCCACCGCGTCCTCGCCGCCGTGGGCGACGGCCCCGCACTGCTCGCCGCCGCCCGGCAGCACCGGCCGGACCTGGTGATCACCGACGTGCGGATGCCACCCGGCCAGACGGACGAAGGGCTGCGCTCGGCCCGGCTGCTCCAGGCCGAGCAGCCCGGCCTGGCGGTCCTCGTCCTCAGCCAGTACGTGGAGCAGACCTTCGCCGACGAGCTCCTGGACGACCGCCGCGCCGGCGTCGGGACGGGCTACCTCCTCAAGGAACGCATCGGTGACGTCGAGGAGTTCGCCGACGCCGTCACCCGCGTGGCCGCCGGGGCGACGGTCGTCGACCCCGACGTCGTACGCCAGCTCCTCGCCCGCCGCCGCGATCCGCTGGACCAGCTCACGCCCCGCGAGCGCGAGGTCCTCGCCCTCATGGCCGAGGGCCGCTCCAACGCGGCGATCGCCCGCCGCCTCGTCGTCACGGACGCCGCCGTCGCGAAGCACATCGCGAGCATCCTCCAGAAACTCGACCTCCCCCCGTCGGCCCCCGACGACCACCGCCGTGTGCTGGCGGTACTGGCCTATCTCCGGGCCTGA
- a CDS encoding ABA4-like family protein, with protein MTGFLFELSFLLAAPVWLLMILAPGWGPTARIAASPLTAVPVLLVYLALAIPVFPDLWNAVSSPDLDTFRDLTALPDGAGAVWAQVIAWDLLIGQWMYREGRRLGLSPLLMGPLLVFTVLLSPIGFLGFLGVRAVRERRTGGRGLSDGVVAGQALPGQARR; from the coding sequence ATGACCGGATTCCTCTTCGAACTGTCCTTCCTGCTGGCCGCGCCCGTCTGGCTGCTCATGATCCTCGCGCCGGGGTGGGGGCCGACCGCCCGCATCGCCGCGTCACCGCTGACCGCGGTGCCGGTCCTGCTCGTCTATCTCGCCCTCGCGATCCCGGTCTTCCCCGACCTCTGGAACGCGGTCAGCAGCCCCGACCTCGACACCTTCCGCGACCTGACCGCCCTCCCCGACGGCGCCGGAGCCGTCTGGGCCCAGGTCATCGCCTGGGACCTGCTGATCGGCCAGTGGATGTACCGGGAGGGCCGACGCCTGGGCCTCTCCCCTCTGCTGATGGGGCCGCTGCTGGTCTTCACGGTGCTGCTGTCGCCGATCGGGTTTCTGGGCTTCCTGGGGGTGCGGGCGGTGCGGGAGCGGCGGACCGGGGGGAGGGGTTTGAGCGACGGGGTGGTGGCTGGTCAGGCCCTCCCTGGTCAGGCCCGGAGATAG
- a CDS encoding MerR family transcriptional regulator: MRIGELSRKTGVPVPTIKYYVREGLLPAGELTSRNQASYGEPHERRLQLIRALADVGGMKVAEIADVLAAVDDTDRPLHRVLGSAADRMGRSDGTRDDAESAAARAAVTDLISRRGWRTHASNPAVTDLSEALAALARLGHGAFAELLDTYADAAEQVAHADLEYVDRQMAVEEKVEGVVIGTVLGEAVFSSLRRLAHVDASARLYGARE, encoded by the coding sequence TTGCGTATCGGAGAGTTGAGCCGGAAGACCGGGGTGCCGGTGCCGACGATCAAGTACTACGTCCGTGAAGGCCTGCTGCCCGCGGGCGAGCTGACCAGCCGGAACCAGGCCAGCTACGGCGAACCGCACGAGCGCCGGCTCCAGTTGATCCGCGCCCTGGCCGATGTGGGCGGCATGAAGGTGGCCGAGATCGCCGACGTACTGGCGGCCGTCGACGACACCGATCGCCCGCTGCACCGCGTGCTCGGCTCCGCCGCTGACCGCATGGGCAGGTCGGACGGCACCCGCGACGACGCCGAGTCGGCCGCGGCCCGTGCCGCCGTCACCGACCTCATCTCCCGGCGGGGCTGGCGCACCCACGCGTCGAACCCCGCCGTCACCGACCTGTCCGAGGCCCTCGCGGCCCTGGCCCGGCTGGGGCACGGCGCCTTCGCCGAGCTCCTCGACACCTACGCCGACGCCGCCGAACAGGTCGCCCACGCCGACCTCGAGTACGTGGACCGGCAGATGGCGGTCGAGGAGAAGGTCGAGGGCGTGGTGATCGGCACCGTCCTGGGCGAGGCGGTCTTCAGCTCGCTGCGCCGCCTGGCCCATGTCGACGCCTCGGCCAGGCTGTATGGCGCGCGCGAGTGA
- a CDS encoding GYD domain-containing protein — protein sequence MPKFLIQSTYTAEGTKGLLEEGASGRRAVVDQVVTGLGGRVEAMYYAFGADDLVLIVDFPDTVSMAAVSLTVKASGAIQSRATPLLTVEEIDEATRRQVAFRAPGA from the coding sequence ATGCCGAAGTTCCTGATCCAGTCCACGTACACAGCCGAAGGCACCAAAGGGCTGCTCGAGGAGGGTGCCAGCGGGCGGCGGGCTGTCGTCGATCAAGTCGTCACCGGTCTCGGGGGGCGGGTCGAGGCCATGTACTACGCCTTCGGGGCGGACGACCTCGTGCTGATCGTGGACTTCCCCGACACCGTCTCCATGGCCGCCGTGAGTCTCACCGTCAAGGCCAGCGGTGCCATCCAGTCCCGGGCGACCCCGCTGCTCACCGTCGAGGAGATCGACGAGGCCACCCGCCGGCAGGTCGCCTTTCGCGCACCAGGAGCGTAG
- a CDS encoding sensor histidine kinase translates to MGGLRGDPREWWERARALTAANPLVVDIGIALLVQGAMTMPFVVPRAAGLPPATWAAYGLSTLTALPLVWRRRAPLAVFFAVLAAGALYGLSVDGPGQPLPYTGLVVVYTIAALSSARKRLLTAGVLLAAVPVGVWLNTRSVRELTFTLIVFTAAYVFGRLTDARQRAHRVEAERAAARERARIAREMHDILSHAVSLMIVQAEAGPVAVRAAPERAEAAFDAISATGRDAMTQLRRMLGVLREGDDDGAAPREPQPGLTELPALLDRVRAGGLDVTYGTAGDVRPVPEAVAATVFRIVQESLTNTVRHAEARTVAVRLTYRSGDLVVRVTDDGRGPQGARSGGHGLIGVRERAAAHGGTAVAGAGPGGRGFEVRVSLPVPAAAEVAG, encoded by the coding sequence ATGGGGGGCTTGCGCGGGGATCCGCGAGAGTGGTGGGAGCGGGCGCGGGCGCTGACCGCCGCCAATCCGCTCGTCGTCGACATCGGTATCGCGCTGCTCGTGCAGGGCGCGATGACCATGCCGTTCGTCGTGCCGCGCGCGGCCGGGCTGCCGCCCGCGACCTGGGCCGCGTACGGGCTGAGCACGCTCACCGCGCTGCCCCTGGTCTGGCGGCGGCGCGCTCCCCTCGCCGTGTTCTTCGCGGTGCTGGCCGCGGGCGCGCTCTACGGGCTGTCCGTGGACGGGCCCGGGCAGCCGCTGCCGTACACCGGGCTGGTCGTCGTGTACACGATCGCCGCGCTGTCGTCCGCGCGGAAGCGGCTCCTCACCGCGGGTGTGCTGCTGGCGGCCGTGCCGGTGGGGGTGTGGCTCAACACCCGGTCCGTGCGTGAACTGACCTTCACCCTCATCGTGTTCACGGCCGCCTATGTCTTCGGGCGGCTCACCGATGCCCGGCAGCGGGCGCACCGCGTCGAGGCCGAGCGGGCCGCCGCCCGCGAACGCGCCCGGATCGCACGGGAGATGCACGACATCCTCTCCCACGCCGTGAGCCTGATGATCGTGCAGGCGGAGGCCGGACCGGTCGCGGTGCGTGCCGCGCCCGAGCGGGCGGAGGCCGCCTTCGACGCGATCTCCGCGACCGGGCGGGACGCCATGACCCAGCTGCGCCGGATGCTGGGCGTGCTGCGGGAGGGCGACGACGACGGCGCCGCCCCGCGTGAGCCGCAGCCGGGGCTCACGGAGCTGCCCGCGCTCCTCGACCGGGTGCGGGCCGGGGGCCTCGACGTCACGTACGGGACGGCGGGAGACGTCCGGCCCGTGCCGGAGGCGGTCGCCGCCACCGTCTTCCGGATCGTCCAGGAGTCCCTGACCAACACCGTCCGGCACGCCGAGGCACGTACCGTCGCGGTGCGACTCACCTACAGGAGCGGTGACTTGGTCGTCAGGGTGACCGATGACGGGCGCGGGCCCCAGGGGGCCCGCAGCGGTGGGCACGGGCTCATCGGTGTCCGCGAGCGGGCCGCGGCGCACGGTGGTACCGCCGTGGCGGGGGCGGGCCCGGGCGGCCGGGGGTTCGAGGTGCGCGTGAGCCTCCCCGTACCGGCCGCCGCGGAGGTGGCGGGATGA
- a CDS encoding response regulator transcription factor — translation MTIRVVVADDQELVRSGFAMILDVQPDIEVVAEAGDGAEAVDAVRRHAPDVVLLDIRMPRMDGIEACRAISSAGDCRSVMLTTFDSDEYVYEALHAGASGFLLKDVRRDDLVHAVRVVARGDSLLAPSVARRLVEQYTRPAAARPRRPDPRLDVLTGRERETLLLLARGLSNAEIAAELVVSDHTVKTHVGNVLAKLGLRDRIQAVICAYESGLIAAGDPPPGGGGLGGSSPASARN, via the coding sequence ATGACGATCCGTGTCGTGGTGGCCGACGACCAGGAGCTGGTGCGCAGCGGCTTCGCGATGATCCTGGACGTCCAGCCGGACATCGAGGTCGTCGCGGAGGCGGGCGACGGGGCCGAGGCGGTCGACGCGGTGCGGCGGCACGCGCCCGATGTGGTGCTGCTCGACATCAGGATGCCGCGCATGGACGGGATCGAGGCCTGCCGCGCGATCAGTTCGGCGGGCGACTGCCGGAGCGTGATGCTCACGACGTTCGACTCCGACGAGTACGTCTACGAGGCACTGCACGCGGGCGCGAGCGGCTTCCTGCTCAAGGACGTACGCCGGGACGATCTCGTGCACGCCGTACGGGTCGTCGCCCGGGGCGATTCGCTGCTCGCGCCGTCCGTGGCCCGGCGGCTGGTCGAGCAGTACACCCGGCCCGCCGCCGCCCGGCCCCGCCGCCCCGATCCCCGGCTCGACGTGCTGACCGGGCGGGAGCGGGAGACGCTGCTGCTGCTCGCGCGGGGGCTGTCGAACGCCGAGATCGCCGCCGAGCTGGTGGTCAGCGACCACACGGTGAAGACGCATGTGGGCAACGTGCTGGCGAAGCTGGGGCTGCGGGACCGGATCCAGGCCGTGATCTGCGCGTACGAGTCGGGGCTGATCGCGGCCGGTGATCCCCCGCCCGGGGGAGGCGGCCTCGGCGGTTCCTCCCCCGCGTCGGCGAGGAACTGA
- a CDS encoding serine hydrolase domain-containing protein translates to MTRTRLLTAVLVAGVVVAGPSVVPAAASGPAAPTAAVSAPSSDTALATALAGLPTADATAALVRVGGSEGSWRGSSGVHDLRSNRPADPDARFRAGSVTKVFTAAVVLQLAAEGRLDLDRGARSYLPELIPASYAGVTVRQLLNHTHGIPAPDFPGTTVEEWYANRFQVHDPRDILRSATSKKPEFAPGERQHYLNIGYTIAGLIVERVTGDTYERQVARRVLEPLGLCDTYFPGKNPRITGPHNRGYQRMRLDDGTVGLRDVSVWGVTDGWAAGDIVSTTADLERFTRALFGGRVVRGPLLEEMFALPKVTDLKTGKQAAYSSGLSMTVLGGREVWGKTGGRWGYNAAVASTRNGSRTLVYSVNSTDAKGQGMNKVAEAIMVAAYGRP, encoded by the coding sequence ATGACCCGAACCCGTTTGCTCACCGCCGTGCTCGTCGCCGGGGTGGTCGTGGCGGGGCCGTCGGTGGTCCCGGCCGCCGCGTCCGGCCCGGCGGCCCCGACCGCCGCGGTGTCCGCCCCGTCCTCCGACACCGCCCTGGCCACCGCCCTCGCCGGTCTGCCCACGGCCGACGCGACCGCGGCCCTCGTACGCGTCGGAGGCTCCGAGGGAAGCTGGCGCGGCAGTTCGGGCGTGCACGATCTGCGGAGCAACCGGCCGGCCGATCCTGACGCCCGCTTCCGCGCGGGGTCCGTGACCAAGGTCTTCACCGCGGCTGTCGTCCTGCAACTGGCCGCCGAGGGCCGGCTGGACCTGGACCGCGGTGCCCGCTCGTATCTGCCGGAGCTGATCCCGGCGTCGTACGCGGGCGTCACCGTACGGCAGTTGCTGAACCACACGCACGGCATCCCGGCCCCCGACTTCCCCGGCACCACGGTCGAGGAGTGGTACGCGAACCGCTTCCAGGTCCACGACCCCCGGGACATCCTCCGCTCGGCGACGTCGAAGAAGCCCGAGTTCGCGCCGGGCGAGCGGCAGCACTACCTCAACATCGGCTACACCATCGCCGGTCTGATCGTCGAGCGCGTCACCGGTGACACGTACGAACGTCAGGTCGCCCGGCGGGTGCTCGAGCCGCTGGGGCTGTGCGACACGTACTTCCCGGGGAAGAATCCGCGCATCACCGGGCCGCACAACCGCGGCTACCAGAGGATGCGGCTGGACGACGGCACGGTCGGGCTCCGTGACGTGTCCGTGTGGGGGGTCACGGACGGGTGGGCGGCCGGGGACATCGTGTCGACCACCGCCGACCTGGAGCGGTTCACCCGGGCCCTGTTCGGAGGGCGGGTCGTGCGCGGGCCGCTGCTGGAGGAGATGTTCGCCCTGCCGAAGGTGACCGACCTCAAGACCGGGAAGCAGGCCGCGTACTCCTCGGGCCTGTCGATGACGGTGCTGGGCGGGCGTGAGGTGTGGGGCAAGACGGGCGGGCGCTGGGGCTACAACGCGGCCGTCGCGAGCACCCGCAACGGCTCGCGCACCCTCGTCTACAGCGTCAACTCCACCGACGCCAAGGGCCAGGGCATGAACAAGGTCGCCGAGGCCATCATGGTGGCGGCCTACGGCAGACCGTAG
- a CDS encoding response regulator transcription factor has protein sequence MTIRVLLADDQALLRATFRILIDSCADMEVVAEASDGAEAVELTRAHRPDIVLMDIRMPGTDGLAATASVCADPELSATRVLILTTFETEDYVAEALRAGASGFLGKDVTADTLLTGLRTVASGESLLSPVATRSLITRFLLAPAPGTHLAPPERLADLTVREREVMALAAEGRSNTEIAEDLTLSPLTVRTHIHRAMTKLDARDRAQLVVIAYQTGLVRATPPTT, from the coding sequence ATGACCATCAGGGTGCTGCTCGCCGACGACCAGGCCCTGCTGCGGGCCACGTTCCGGATCCTCATCGACTCCTGCGCGGACATGGAGGTGGTCGCCGAGGCCTCCGACGGCGCGGAGGCGGTGGAGCTGACCCGCGCCCACCGCCCGGACATCGTCCTGATGGACATCCGGATGCCCGGCACCGACGGCCTCGCCGCCACCGCGAGCGTCTGCGCCGACCCGGAGCTGTCCGCCACCCGCGTCCTCATCCTGACCACCTTCGAGACCGAGGACTATGTCGCCGAGGCCCTGCGCGCCGGTGCCAGCGGCTTCCTCGGCAAGGACGTCACCGCCGACACCCTGCTGACCGGACTGCGCACGGTGGCCTCCGGCGAGTCCCTCCTCTCACCCGTCGCCACCCGCTCCCTCATCACCCGCTTCCTGCTGGCCCCCGCCCCCGGCACCCATCTGGCCCCGCCGGAGCGCCTCGCCGACCTCACGGTCCGCGAACGCGAGGTGATGGCCCTGGCCGCGGAGGGCCGGTCCAACACGGAGATCGCCGAGGACCTGACCCTCAGCCCGCTGACCGTGCGCACCCACATCCACCGGGCGATGACCAAGCTGGACGCCCGCGACCGGGCGCAACTGGTCGTCATCGCCTACCAGACGGGCCTCGTACGGGCGACGCCGCCGACGACGTAG
- a CDS encoding sensor histidine kinase, translating to MSISLDRRYADRLEEFSSRHPFLIDLAMVLALLGCTALGGSLTMPGAAPPDQDMTATALAGVACLVLLKHRTHPRACVVVAGGCTVAAIALGYLVTPLLLAPMMAALYWLAALTDPKSTRVYGLTVVVAVTLAAVFSDSMNHISLLLRTIGPIFWLLLPLAAGKTTQLRRAYLQSVQARAEHAERTREEEARLRVTEERMRIARELHDVVAHHMALANAQAGTAAHLALTNPEQTQRILTDLTGTTSSALRELKATLGLLRENDSGPGSAALEPSPGLGRMPELVTACESAGLRVTVTTEGEPQPLSPGVDLTAYRIVQEALTNVTKHAAAEAAQVRLAYTGSRLLITVVNEGPGKPEPARGRGFGLVGMRERAQSIGGELCAGPRPQGGFEVTTALPLHASPDLAEGTTA from the coding sequence ATGAGTATCAGCCTGGACCGGCGCTACGCGGACCGCCTGGAGGAGTTCTCCTCCCGCCACCCCTTCCTCATCGACCTGGCGATGGTCCTGGCCCTGCTCGGCTGCACGGCCCTCGGCGGTTCGCTCACCATGCCGGGCGCCGCCCCACCGGACCAGGACATGACCGCCACCGCCCTGGCGGGCGTGGCCTGCCTCGTCCTGCTCAAGCACCGCACGCACCCGCGCGCCTGCGTCGTCGTCGCCGGGGGCTGCACGGTCGCCGCGATCGCGCTCGGCTACCTGGTCACACCCCTGCTGCTGGCGCCGATGATGGCGGCCCTCTACTGGCTGGCGGCGCTCACCGACCCGAAGTCCACCCGTGTCTACGGCCTCACCGTCGTGGTGGCCGTGACGCTCGCGGCCGTGTTCTCCGACTCCATGAACCACATCTCGCTGCTGCTGCGGACCATCGGCCCGATCTTCTGGCTGCTGCTGCCCCTCGCCGCCGGCAAGACGACCCAGCTGCGGCGCGCCTACCTCCAGTCGGTGCAGGCCCGGGCCGAACACGCCGAGCGCACCCGGGAGGAGGAGGCCCGGCTGCGCGTCACCGAGGAGCGGATGCGTATCGCCCGGGAGCTGCACGACGTGGTCGCCCACCACATGGCCCTGGCCAACGCCCAGGCCGGTACGGCCGCGCATCTCGCCCTCACCAACCCCGAGCAGACGCAGAGGATCCTCACCGACCTGACGGGCACCACGTCCTCGGCGCTGCGGGAGCTGAAGGCCACGCTCGGACTGCTGCGCGAGAACGACTCCGGCCCCGGCTCCGCCGCGCTGGAGCCCTCCCCGGGCCTGGGCCGGATGCCCGAGCTGGTCACGGCGTGCGAGTCGGCGGGCCTGCGCGTCACCGTCACGACGGAAGGGGAGCCGCAGCCGCTCTCGCCGGGCGTGGACCTGACGGCGTACCGGATCGTGCAGGAGGCCCTCACCAACGTCACCAAGCACGCCGCCGCCGAGGCCGCGCAGGTCCGCCTCGCCTACACCGGCTCCCGCCTGCTGATCACGGTCGTCAACGAAGGCCCCGGCAAGCCGGAGCCCGCCCGGGGCCGCGGCTTCGGCCTCGTGGGCATGCGCGAGCGCGCCCAGTCCATCGGCGGCGAGCTGTGCGCGGGCCCCCGGCCGCAGGGCGGTTTCGAGGTCACCACCGCGCTGCCGCTGCACGCCTCGCCCGACCTCGCGGAAGGAACCACGGCATGA